The proteins below are encoded in one region of Lonchura striata isolate bLonStr1 chromosome 1, bLonStr1.mat, whole genome shotgun sequence:
- the TWIST1 gene encoding twist-related protein 1, whose product MMQQDESNSPVSPADDSLSNSEEEPDRQQLPNNKRGGRKRRSSRRSAGGAVGAADEPCSPAQGKRGKKCGAGGGGGGGGSSSGGGSPQSYEELQTQRVMANVRERQRTQSLNEAFAALRKIIPTLPSDKLSKIQTLKLAARYIDFLYQVLQSDELDSKMASCSYVAHERLSYAFSVWRMEGAWSMSASH is encoded by the coding sequence ATGATGCAGCAGGACGAGTCAAACTCTCCAGTCTCCCCCGCCGACGACAGCTTGAGCAACAGCGAAGAGGAGCCGGACCGGCAGCAGCTGCCCAACAACAAGAGAGGGGGGCGCAAGCGCCGCTCCAGCCGCCGCAGCGCCGGCGGCGCCGTCGGGGCCGCGGACGAGCCCTGCAGCCCGGCCCAAGGCAAGCGGGGCAAGAAgtgcggggcgggcgggggcggcgggggcggcggaagcagcagcggcggcggcagccccCAGTCCTACGAGGAGCTGCAGACCCAGCGGGTCATGGCCAACGTGCGGGAGCGGCAGCGCACGCAGTCGCTGAACGAAGCCTTCGCCGCCCTGCGGAAGATCATCCCCACGCTGCCTTCGGACAAGCTGAGCAAGATCCAGACCCTCAAGCTGGCGGCCAGGTACATCGACTTCCTCTACCAGGTCTTACAGAGCGACGAGCTGGACTCCAAGATGGCAAGCTGCAGCTATGTGGCCCACGAGCGGCTCAGCTACGCCTTCTCGGTGTGGAGAATGGAGGGCGCCTGGTCCATGTCCGCATCGCACTAG